The following proteins come from a genomic window of Rutidosis leptorrhynchoides isolate AG116_Rl617_1_P2 chromosome 10, CSIRO_AGI_Rlap_v1, whole genome shotgun sequence:
- the LOC139870561 gene encoding uncharacterized protein produces MIWVIVDRLTKSAHFLAVSETTSLSKLAQMYLNEIVSRNGIPLSIVSDRDSRFVSNFWKSLQQNLGTHVNLSTTYHPQTDGQSERTIQTLEDMLRACVLEYGSSWDTHLPLVEFAYNNFYHSITFLVGELVYLKISPWKGVIRFGKRGKLSSRYIGHFRVWKVVNDQTVVSDLPPELSGIYDTFNVCYLRKCKVDDESQILPLQDLKVDMNKKLVEEPIKLLDRKVTKLRKKQIPMVLVEWRHSLGSNFTWETEDIMKSRYPYLFDNDQIPRTQSSLGRKICNILTLID; encoded by the exons atgatctgggtgatagttgaccgtttGACGAAGAGTGCGCATTTCTTAGCCGTTAGTGAAACAACTTCTTTGAGTAAGTTGGCACAAATGTATTTGAATGAGATAGTATCGCGTAACGGGATCCCTTTATCTATCGTATCTGATCGAGATTCAAGATTTGTATCTAACTTTTGGAAGAGTTTACAGCAGAATCTAGGAACTCATGTGAATCTGAGTACGacgtatcatcctcagactgacggtcaaagtgaacggaccATTCAAACActtgaggatatgttacgagcttgtgttttaGAATATGGCAGTTCTTGGGATACTCATCTTCCATTAGTTGAATTTGCGTATAACAACttttatcattcga TAACTTTTCTTGTGGGTGAACTGGTGTATTTGAAAATTTCACCATGGAAAGGGGTAATTCGTTTTGGTAAACGTGGAAAATTATCATCTCGCTATATTGGGCATTTTCGTGTCTGGAAAGTAGTCAACGATCAAACTGTTGTGTCGGATCTTCCACCAGAGTTATCCGgtatttatgatacttttaatgtatGTTATCTCCGCAAGTGCAAGGTAGATGACGAAAGTCAGATACTTCCACTGCAAGATTTGAAAGTGGATATGAAtaaaaagttagttgaagaacccATTAAGCTATTAGATAGAAAAGTCACCAAGCTtcgaaagaaacagattcctatggtgttgGTAGAATGGAGACATAGTTTAGGATCGAATTTTACCTGGGAAACAGAAGATATAATGAAATCTAGATACCCTTATTTGTTTGAcaatgaccagattccgaggacgcaATCTTCTTTAGGGAGGAAGATTTGTAACATCCTAACTCTCAtagactaa